CACACCAGTAGCTAAGGTAACATTTATCTATAAGATGGAATAGGCTTTAGAATTTGGGAAGCTGATGGCTGTTTAATGTATTAGCAGGAGAAAGAAGCTATTTCTATAGAGATGGAGAAGCCAGTTTCGCTGACCTTGGCATTGAGGTACCTGATTTCCTTCACGAAGGCAACCCCATTAGCCAAGCAAGTGACGATTAGCATGTCGTATGGGCGGCCAATCGTAGTAGAGTACAAGATGGAAATCATGGATCACATTAGGTTTTACTTGGTTCCCAAGGTTGAAGAAGAAGTGACTGGACCTCTGGAGAATGTGGCTGAAGCGGACACCAAAAGTAAACCAGATGTCAAGCCTGAAGTGGAGGAAAAGCCTAAGGAGGTGATCGAAATCGAAGAGGGAAGTGAACTAAAGGCAGAGACAAAACTGAAGCCGGAAAAGAATGATATTGATGATCAAAGTGAACCGAAGTTGGGGACCAAGCCTAAAGAGGGTAGAATTAATGGAACTATGCTTCAAGTGGAAGATAAGACAGAGGTTGAACTTATGGATGTTGAGTAGTTGCATTATCCCTACATTGCATAACATAACTTTTTTCTTGTATAATCTCTGGCCGATGTCTGAATTTAGGATGTGAATATGTTAGGAAATGATGTCATGCTTAGTGATGACATGCGTGGACCTTTAAACATGGGCAATTACCAACAATAggattttggtattttttgtaTCTCTGATCAATGGGGTTTAGAATGATGTTTGCTTGTTGATGTGCATGATGCATGGAAGCTTTGACTTGGGCAAATATTGTCAGTAGCTTGTTATAGTTTGTGAATGAAAGGATATCTGGAAATTTGTTGGATTCTTGTCATTCTTAAAGTGTTGCATGAATCTATCCTGATGACCATATATTCATCATGAATATTTGCTGAACAAAGACAATACCATggctaattaaaattaaaggagTTAAATCACATAATCATACATCAATAATTACCAGCATATGAAAAAGACTAATCAAGCAATAAGGTGGCAAACAAATGTGTTTCCTTcttcattaattaataaaaaatattagcaaTGTTGATAACAAATGGACTGTGATTCAATTCTACAGACTTttccttttaaaagaaaaagaagatattCCTTTACAACCCCAAGCTGGGAATGATAGAGACCGTTCAGTGACTTATGGGagttctctaattttttttttttttatataatccaGCTGATGTTTCTGACAGatatctatgtatatatgatatataaaacCTAATTTTCCAGGCTTACAGGGAAAATGTTGAATCTATAGTGCAAATCCATGGCACCACAGGCTTCTACACAACCAGAACTGCTTCTTGGGCTTTACCGTTGTCCTTgcaataaaataagaaaaattgcACGTATGTATTGTGATCCCAGGATGTTGCCTCATTTGCTTCGTTTCTTGGCTTCACTGTAGAGTATTACGCCAAAGACTGTGAGTGTATAACCAAGCATTCCGGTAACAGAGACTGGATTTCTAAAAATTAAGATGGAAACCACCACAGCTACAGCTCCTTTTGCATTTCCTAGAACCTGCAAGAGTAACCATCTCAGTATctcaaagataaaattaatgCATGTCTAAATGTCTGCATGATCATGCAagatttatttcatatatacgACCAAAAGATAGATTTATTCCTGTTCATATCAGTTTGTAGAATTCAAACCTTCATAATCATAAGACCATCTTTCTATTAGAGAATACCCTTATTAGTAAAGATGTAAAAAGGGAGATGTGTACATAAGGAAAGACAGACAAAAGAATAATTAACCATATGGTATAATGGTCATTCCTATTGAAAGTTTATAAAGCCGTGCCAATTTCTTTAAACAGCCAAACAGAGGattcatttcataatcataGGAGTTCGTagaattaaaatactattataataGGATACGtttcatttttcctttgaaAGAGAATGCAACATAAACGTGGCAAGTTCCTAAAAGCCAAAATATTAGAGGAAAATGTTGAGTGAAGTCTGTTACAAGTATCACGCATGTCATACCTGCAAAGTCAGGGCACTGGTGTGTTTTGTGACCAAAAAGTTGGTCAAATTCACAAAATATGCTAGTgctgaattgaataatagatACCAAATGATCTTGATGTCATCTCTAGCAAGGGCAAGGGTAATGCCAACCACGTTTTCTTCCATAATAAGCGTTGGGGGAAGTAGAAATACGACAGCCATTGGAGCCATGTAGAGGAGGAGGTTCATGGAATTCAGCTTCTCTCTAAGATAAAATAGCAATAATTTTTCACAAACTTTTCTACTCTAGAACTAACATAAATTAAGCCATGCACAACAAAGCACGAGCAAAAGGCATAAAAATTCCTAACCCTTCAGAAGAAAGCAAGATCCCTTGTAAAACTGTCTTAAGAGCCCTTGCAGCCGTAGCAGAGATGCACATGATAAAACCAAATAGGTGGAAACTTGGTTCACCCTATTGGTCAtgtaagaaaaatgaaaaataacaaTAAGAAGGCAGgtaaatcaaatgaaatattataaagataaaatgaGGAAATTTGAAGGTTTTCAAATCAATAGATGGGCAAAATTCAATGCTACACCCTTCTAAGTAGCACAACTGAAACATACAATATGGAAAATGCCAGAGAAAAAGCAGAGGAGGAAAAAGAGATGCATTGATGAATCATAAACAATAAGTTCATGAGTTAATTATCTATATGAAACCAACATAAAAGAATAGATAACCCACAAAGGGGACGGGATCCACTTATACTAGTGTAAAATTAAAGTAGTTTTACACCTTTTTGTATCTCtttgtatgattaatattttaacgatcCAACCGTTGAATTTATCGATGAAATTGTAAttgtcatgcatgtaaattttcaaactgaTCAGATATCTTCATCATATCGATCTAAAATACTATACATAAATATCTATTAAATGGTTGAAAGATTTTTACCTAAAACAAatagttataaatttttaatttgcatCAAATTTGACATATGAATGGAGGTTGGATCGTTAAAATATTGATCGTACAAAAAGATACAAAAGGGTGTACCGGTGTAAATGGATCCCTCTCCATCCACAAATTAtgatcattattatttaaaaaccctCCAAATTAAGATAAGAAACAAGGCATTTCAATTCCATTTTTCAGCAACTGAATAGAGCTAGAAGCAAATCCTTCAATTCATAATTCTAAGTTCAAAGTACTGCAATCTACAACAATTAATGGATTCTTTAGGCTACATGATGGTCACAAAATTGAAATGAGACTCAAGAACACATTTATTTAGAACAAGACAATAATTTGAACCATTATCCAACATAAAAAAAGGAGCAAATCAACactaatttgaacaaaaataaaagaaaccagTTTCCACATTCCAAAAAGATTCTCAACAGATCCCTAAAATAAGCTACCAATTTTATTAACTACTCTATCATCACTTGTATTATAAAAAACCAACAAAGTAAAGCCAAACCCATTTccagtaaaagaaaaagaaaagggtaaacaatttcatattccaagaaaaacaagcaaaatacATACCCCACTGGCAATGATAACCCCAGCAACAACAGGAACAAGGGTAAGATAAGTAAGCCATGCCTCCCTCTTCAATGTCATCAAGTAAGCAAATACCGCCGTAAAAAATGGCGTCGTAGCACCAACAGCCTGATTAAAGCTAACCGGAAGGAACCTCAAAGAAATATTCCCAAACACCACCGACACACAAAATACCAAACTCAACGCCGAAATCTTGAAGAATTGGACCTTAGATCGAATGGTCTGCATGGGGACCATCTTCATCCATGCAATTGCGATGTAGCTTAACAATGAACAAGCTGTCATGTGACACATGGTTAAGAAGATGGGGTATTTGAAACCATAATTGCTTAGTAAATATTTGTTTAACAACAATACACCAATGTTGGAGGAGTACCAGGCTGTTACTAGCCCGATTGTGAACAATTTGGAGTTGGTTTTCATGGTCTTCTTTGGTGTTTTGAAGATCTGGGTATCTGGGAttaaaaaaaggagaaagaaaacgGTATTAACTTGAAATCTGGGAAACAATGGGTCTTTTTCTTGGAAACAAAGGGATTTTTTTTGGAATGATGGGATTGAATTAGCTTCtatggatttaattgaagtttcTCTTTAGAAAATCAAGGATTCCCATTTccaaaatggaagaaaatctaGAAACGTGACCttaaaagagaattttttttctttttttttaaaagaaagctTTTCGTGTTTTGAGGAACACCAAATGGAAAGAATGTGGCTGTCTCTCTACAGATTTTTCTGAAGAGAAGGAATAAAGAGAGAGGAAGAAATGGGATTTAAAAGCTTGTGtgtttctgtttttctttttgaatttttcctaaTGTTATTTATCTAGGACCTCATGGAAGAGGACAAGGTGggtttactaattaattaattgagaCTCATTAGTTTATTCGTTTGGGTTTATTAGAAATATGTTAGCTCAATTTTAGAtacaaaattaaagagaaatgaaTTATTTCGTTCTTTTAATTAAGATTGAAAAGTTAAGCAAaaaatgatcattttaataaataaagaaaatcaaagtaGTTTTATAAAGATTCCTATCTGAGTCGAGCTCGATTAGCCCCTAGCTAAAAACCTAGCAGAAGACCAAAGATGACAATAGATTCCCAAAAAATGAATGATTATCCAAAATCTTATTTCATACACCATCCtaaacaaaccaaaaataaacacaaaacaTGTTGAATAAGTTTATCAAAACAAAGTGAAAAGGCAGAGTCACTCAAGTAGTCAATCACAAGCCGTTCGGCATCGAGACAGCTgcaaacaaagaagaaaatgcaaaattagAAGATAGTAAACAAGCATTAGTAGCTACAACAGTATGTCACAAGGACGATTTATCACACTTTAAAACAAGATTAATATCACTATATAAACAATTTGAACAAATGTTTTAAGGCCAGGTGCAAGGATCTAGATAAGAATTAGGCTAAAAGATGACAGATTGTGCCAACCATAGCAATGATCAAAGGTTTGAATAATTACAGATGTAGTCATTATAAAAGTTGCAGTTGTTCACATGGCCAAACTTCAACACAAATTCACAGCAAAAATTGTAACAGACACACAAAAAGGACATAACAATGAATACAAAAGGCAATTAATGTACAAAAATTAGCTTGTCCGTCAAGCAGCTAATCTTCAAACAGAAAGTTGCAATCATTAAACTGAAGAAGATTCCTCATATGCAAACAAACAAATCCCGGTTCAACCAAAGAAAGTGGCAAACTCGTAAATCCACAAAACAAATAAGATAGAACAGAAACTATAAAGCCAAGATTACCTTAGATATTGCTAGGGTACATGAAGACTCTGACTCGATCTCCCTGCAATGGAAACAAAAAGATAAAGTAAGATCTAAAACACAATGTTGAGAAACCCATTAAATAATGACAATGTAACACGCTCACCATAGATTTTGGGGGAAGGTTAGACTTGAACTTAGCACGGACAACACCACTGTTACCATGAGGTCTAGTGACCTTTCCCCAAATGCAGCGATAGTGTGAGCCATTCTTCTTCACCTTAGCTTTGTATATATAAGCCATGCGCTTTCCTGCATACCAAGCTACTTCCTCCTTGGTGTTAACTCCCTCAATCTGGATCAAAGAAGTATTTGGGTACTGGTTCGACTTTGACCTAACCACACCACCAccattaaacaaataataagcttcaataccaaacataaaatataacagCCCCCAAAATCAATTTCTAGTTCTTCAACTCAGAACATCTAAAAAAACACAACTCCAAACCCTTTTTCTAAAACCTAGAAATTCAATCACCCTTTATCACCCAAACACTGATTTTAGTTTGAAAATGAAGCACTACCCAGCACCTACAGTCAATAAAAAACCTACTTcagcaaaaaaacaaaaagtaactaaatttttgtttccttcactcaatttcataacaaacaaacaatacaGTTAAAACTTCAACTTTCTTTTccattaaacaaattaaatcagCTAAATTTAATCCTACATTTAACTAAATATTCAATTTCCGGAAAACGGGTTTCCTCTAATTCCTAAAACTAAAATCCCAGCTTTAAACCAACAACAATAAAacagtaaattttttttggaaaagtcTTACTACCTCTTGTAACCCAAGATGGTTCCTCTTACATAGAGtctgcaaaaaagaaaagaaaaaaaagtgagtGAGTAAAATCCAAAAGCTATATTCCGTACGTCAAACTGGgaaaattgatagaaaaaagGAGGTAGGTTCAGAACGAAGAACAAGTGAAGAGATCAAAGGTTACCTGACACGCTCTCCTTGGCGTCCCTTCACCATTTCCTCCCGATTCGGACGCTGAAGCTTATTCCTTTCGAATCCTGAAAAAGCTCTAAAACCCTAATAAGATTTCCGATTTGGGGGAAATTTATATAGAGCGGCTGTAAGTTTTTAGACATGAAGGAAATTATGAAATGAAGTTGGGCCAGtgttcttttcaaaaaaaaactcaaagggCTCAAAATCGAAGATATCTGTTCATGGGCCAAGCCCTCGTTTTTACATGTTTAGATTCCTAACTATTTATCGTGGAATAGATTTTGGTTACATTATAAAATCAATAACTATGGCACTTCACATGTATTTAAATACAATACTTTATATTAAGTTAACGAAGTAACTCAAACACTATTCAATCATTAAATGAgttgaaaatttaagttttaaaattatgaaaatagataGAATCAATTATGTGTtttaaaattaggtaaattgttaaaatagtcacttttgtttaccttagcttacattttagtcactttgtttgaaatgttacattttagtcactaagctGTTAAAAGTATAATGGTAAGCTAACatggcatgttaaatcatcatttcaaacaaaattttaagttaaattatacaattggtccccatattttttcgttttgagcaatttaaattttttcttttctattcttttaacttatcttttttttctttctttatttttcattctcttctgcttcccCCTATGTCTTCCTCctttctccatctcttttaacatagtttttctatattgtccatttgttaaaaaaaatttatgtttatgaaaaaaaaaggttaaaggtgaaaccaaaataaaacttgttttGCATATTCTCATCCCACAATTACAAACCATCATCGTTCATCATCACTTTAACAAACCAATTTGGATCTCTCAATGACCTAGTCCACAAGCTCACCTCACTCGAAGACTTCGCTAGTCGTGACTTATGGTAGTTCACCCTTAACAAAGTTTCCCGGGCTAATTCCCTTAACCTCCTAACCAACCCCTACAACCACCTTATCTATCTTACCTACAACATTCTCCCCCTCTCAAAACTACGTTGTTTCATGGATTTTTCAAATGAGTTATACAGTCTCAAGGACTAAAACAACCATCATACGAAACTTACCCTCAACTTTATCAAAACCAGTTTGGTTTCATGCTTCCTTTCTCTCTTTGGTTTATTCATGCTCGACTTCCAATCAAGCTTGCTTGGGAATATCCAagaaggtttagattaattttattgtttgcttCATTTTATTcgtcataaaataaaataaataatctaaacGATTCTGTAAATGTTTGGAAACgaaaaaaaacttgttttgaatataaaaaattcaatttatgtttagatttgattaagtaaatggtttattgtattaattagttagatccaattttagtttcaaaatcaaGTTATATTCAAATTGAGATTTGATTAAGAATGATTGATGTTCGATTTCAGTGAAATTCAATTTAGGAACCATGTGAAAGAAACAAGGACTTGGTTTATTCGGTGGACAAAGATTATGTTTTTGCAATGAAGAAtatgagaagagagaaaaataaaggagaagaagaaaaggaaaataaagaaagcaaaagaaaaaaaattaaattgttcaaagaaataaaagtattgggactagttttaacaaatgagaAACATAGAAAAGCTGCGTTAAAAGAATGGATAAGAGAGAAAAACAAAGGAAGAAGGGGAAGAGAatggaaaacaaagaaaagaaaatgaaagttcaaaggacataaaagaaaaaaagttaaattgctcaaaacgaaaaaatataagaaccaattgtataattaaacctagaagttttgtttaaaatgataatttaacgtgcTACGTCAGCTTATTGTTACACCGTTAACTGCAATTAGtgtttagtgactaaaatgtaacctaaaacaaacaaaagtgactattttgatagtttacccttaaaattatgtttaaaatcatttttacaACATGTCTTGATTCAAGTCGTGCTCACGAGAAAGGCCATGAACTTTGGGATCAGTTATATAGCTTAAAAAGGCACTTGGTAGATGCAGGACACTTTTGTATTGGTACATGAACTCTCCAAAAAGTGGACAAATTAAACTGAAGTGAAATAGGTTTTTCCCATTCACCCGGCCCTAATGTCTCTCTCTATTCACAATAGAAGTCATAAATAATATCGaatgaaaaatagaaacaaGATTAGTAAGAGGATTCTCCCACTCATTGTGGTTAGCAGACAATAAATTCACCGGTGCTGATGAATGAG
The sequence above is a segment of the Gossypium raimondii isolate GPD5lz chromosome 4, ASM2569854v1, whole genome shotgun sequence genome. Coding sequences within it:
- the LOC105780249 gene encoding 60S ribosomal protein L35a-1; amino-acid sequence: MVKGRQGERVRLYVRGTILGYKRSKSNQYPNTSLIQIEGVNTKEEVAWYAGKRMAYIYKAKVKKNGSHYRCIWGKVTRPHGNSGVVRAKFKSNLPPKSMGDRVRVFMYPSNI
- the LOC105780248 gene encoding probable sugar phosphate/phosphate translocator At3g11320 isoform X1 gives rise to the protein MKTNSKLFTIGLVTAWYSSNIGVLLLNKYLLSNYGFKYPIFLTMCHMTACSLLSYIAIAWMKMVPMQTIRSKVQFFKISALSLVFCVSVVFGNISLRFLPVSFNQAVGATTPFFTAVFAYLMTLKREAWLTYLTLVPVVAGVIIASGGEPSFHLFGFIMCISATAARALKTVLQGILLSSEGEKLNSMNLLLYMAPMAVVFLLPPTLIMEENVVGITLALARDDIKIIWYLLFNSALAYFVNLTNFLVTKHTSALTLQVLGNAKGAVAVVVSILIFRNPVSVTGMLGYTLTVFGVILYSEAKKRSK
- the LOC105780248 gene encoding probable sugar phosphate/phosphate translocator At3g11320 isoform X2, whose product is MKMVPMQTIRSKVQFFKISALSLVFCVSVVFGNISLRFLPVSFNQAVGATTPFFTAVFAYLMTLKREAWLTYLTLVPVVAGVIIASGGEPSFHLFGFIMCISATAARALKTVLQGILLSSEGEKLNSMNLLLYMAPMAVVFLLPPTLIMEENVVGITLALARDDIKIIWYLLFNSALAYFVNLTNFLVTKHTSALTLQVLGNAKGAVAVVVSILIFRNPVSVTGMLGYTLTVFGVILYSEAKKRSK